Part of the Acidobacteriota bacterium genome, GTGAAATGAGTAAACTCTTCTACATCGGAGTCGATACCTAAGCCTGCGCTGCTTCTCCGGCGAAGGCATGAGACCCGGTGTCGAAATAAAGCTACGTCGATCCATTTCGCGCAATGAATATCCGGCTCATACCGCGCCTCGACATCAAGGGCCCGAACCTGGTGAAGGGCGTTCACCTGGAAGGACTTCGGGTCCTGGGGCGGCCCGAGCGCTTCGCCCGCTTCTACAGCGAGAGCGGCGCCGATGAATTGTTGTACATGGACGTTGTGGCCAGTCTCTACGGCCGGAACAGCCTGTTGGAGATCGTGGAGCGGACATCGCGCGAGATCTTCATCCCGCTCACGGTCGGCGGCGGCCTGCGCACGCTGGACGACATTCGCCGCGTCCTGCGGGCGGGCGCCGACAAGGTCTCGCTGAACACAGCTGTCATCCGTAAGCCGGAGTTCATCCGCGAGGCCGCCCGGCAGTTCGGAGCTTCGACCATCCTCGTCTCCATCGAAGCGATCCGCAAATCCAACGGCAGCTACGAGGCGTACACTGACAACGGTCGCGAGCACACCGGTCTCGATGCTTGCGAGTGGGCGATGCGCGCTGCGGATCTCGGCGCCGGCGAGTTGATGGTCACCGCGATCGATCGCGAAGGGACGGCGAAGGGATTCGACCTGGAGTTGACGCGGCGCATCGCCACCAGCGTTCCCATCCCGGTGATCGCCTGTGGCGGCGCGGGGAAGGTCGAACACGTGACGGAGGTCATCCGCGAGGGCCACGCCGATGCCGTCGCGCTCGCTTCGATGCTGCATTACCGCTATGTCCGCGAGCATCCGGCCGCTCCGGACGAGTTCCTGGGCGAAGGGAATCGCGACTACCTCGTCAGCGGGAAGAGTTTCCGGGGATTGGCGGGCGCGACGCTGCCGGAGATCAAGCGCCACCTGGCAGAGCAGGGCATCGAGTGCCGTCCGGTGAGCGAGGCGGTCCATGCCTGACAGCGTCGCAATCGTGGATTACGGGCTGGGAAACCTGTTCAGCGTGCGCATGGCATGTGAACAGGTGGGGATGGCAGCGACGGTGACTTCGGTGGCGCGCGAGATTTTGACTGCCGACGCGGTCATCCTGCCGGGCGTCGGTGCCTTCGGTGACGCCATGGCCGCGCTGGAGCGGCTCGACCTGGTCGCGGTCATCCTCGACGCGGTGGCGCAGGGCAAGCCGCTGTTCGGAGTCTGCCTCGGCTTCCAGCTGCTGATGAGTGAGAGCGAGGAGTTCGGCATCCATCGCGGCCTCGGCGTGATCGAGGGTCGGGTGCGGTCGCTGGGCGCGCCGACGGAAAAAGGGCGCCGGCTGAAGGTGCCGCAGGTGGGTTGGAACCAGGTGCGGAGCGCCGGTGACGGCAGTTGGGAGGGGACCGCGCTAGCCGGCGTCGCGGACGGAGGCTACATGTACTTCGTTCACTCGTACATCGTCGAGCCGTCGGCGCCGGAAGTGGTTCTTTCCACCACGCGTTACGGCGACGTAGAGTTCTGTTCGAGCGCGGCCGCGGGCTCGGTCTTCGGCTGCCAGTTTCACCCCGAGCGCAGCGGCGCCGAGGGTCTGCTGATTTACAGCAATCTGCGTGCGCGAGTCGGTGAGCGCATCGAAAAAGGAGCCGCACAATAGATGTCTCAGCAAGTATCCAAGGTAGAAAAGCGGGAAGCGTACTTCGGCCTGCCCCCTGAGGTTAAGTTCTGCAAGCGATGCGTCTTTTCTAACCAACGCCCGCTCTCTAGCAACGAGTACGCCCACACGCGCGAGTCCAAGAAAGAGACTTTGGAGTTCGACGAGGACGGCATCTGCCTCGCCTGTCGCCAGATGGACGTGATCTTCGACGAGATCGACTGGAAGCAGCGCGAGGATGAGTTGGTGCAACTGCTGGACCGTTTTCGCAGTAGCGACGGCTCCTATGACGTGCTCGTGCCCGGCAGCGGCGGCAAGGACAGCGCCATGGCCTCATACCTGCTGAAACATCGTTACGGCATGCATCCCCTCACGTGTACGTGGGCCCCGCATCTGTACACCGATATCGGCTGGCAGAACTTTCAGAACTGGGTGCACAAGGGCGGCTTCGATAACTTCTTGTTCACCCCCAACGGCCGGGTCCATCGGCTGCTGACCCGGCTCGCCGTCTTGAACCTGCTGCATCCCTTCCAACCCTTTATCGTAGGGCAGAAGACGTTCGCTCCCAAGATGGCCCTGAAGTTCGGTCTCAAACTGGTGTTCTACGGCGAGATGCCGGGCCAGTACGGCGAACGTGTACCGTTCACTAAGAGTCGCTTCGGCGACGAGAAACTCAGCCCCGGGTTCCAGCTGCGCTACGACGGCCGCTCCGAACTGTCGCTCGGCGGCGTGGCAATGAAGGAGCTCCTGGGGACGCACGGGCTCACACCCAACGACCTGAATCCCTACCTGCCCGCTCCTTCGGAGCAACTGGCAGAGGCCGGGATCGAATTCCACTACCTCGGCTACTACGTGAAGTGGGTGCCGCAAGAGGCGTATTACTGCGCCGTCGAACACACCGGCTTCCAGGCCAACCAGGAACGCACCGAGGGAACGTACAGCAAGTACAACAGCCTGGATGACAAGATCGATGGCTTCCACTACTGGACAACATTCTTGAAATTCGGCATCGGCCGCGCGACGTATGACGCCTCTCAGGAGATCCGTAACCGCCACCTCACGCGCGAAGAAGGTGTGGCGCTGGTCCGTCGCTTCGACGGGGAGTTTCCCAAACGGTACTTCAAGGAGATCCTCGAATACCTCAGCATGAGCGAAGAGGAATTCCTGGCCAACGCGGACCGCTTCCGCTCGCCCCACCTGTGGAAGAAAGAGCAAGGCGAGTGGAAGCTGCGCTACCAGGTGGAATAGGAGTGTCGATGCGCCCAATAGCGGTTTTTGGAGCAGGCGGCTTTGCCCGCGAAGTGCGATGGCTGATCGAGGACCTCGCCGCTGCCGGCGCGCCCTGGGTGTTCAGCGGATACGTGGTGCGCGATCCCTCGCACCCGGCTGCGCACGAGTCAGTGACGGAACTGACTGCGGAAGACGAGTGGCTGGAGCGGGCTCCCGAGGGAGCGGCCGCCGCGCTTGGGTTGGGCGATCCGGCGCTACGCCTGAGACTCGGTCAACTCATCACGCAACGCCGTGGCGATGACGCGCTCCCCGCGCTGGTGCACCCCTCGATCCGTTGGCAGGCCGCTTCCTGCCGCGTGGAACCTGGAGTGACGCTTTGCGCGGGCAATATTGCGACCGTTGACGTTGTATTCTGCCGCTACTCGATGGTCAACCTGTCCTGTACGATCGGGCATGAGGCGATTATCGGCGAAGGCAGCTGTTTGAATCCCACCGTTAACGTTTCAGGTGGTGTCGAGATGGGGAGGGGAGTCCTCGTCGGAACGGGCGCTCAAATCCTCCAGTACGTGAAAATCGGCGACGCCGCAACGATTGGCGCAGGTGCGGTGGTCACCAAAGACGTGCCGCCGGGGGCCACGGTGGTGGGCGTACCGGCTAAGCCCCTGTCCCGTGCGTAGGCGATAATGGTCGAGAAAACCGTGATTGTTTCCGCGACCATTCCGCGATTTGTACGAGGGAGCGTATAGCTGTGTCTGCGTGGCTTTCAGCCTGTATCCAACCCGGCGTCTCGTTGCGTGCGGCCATCCGCACGCTCGACGAGAGTTCTCTGCAAATCGCGCTGGTGGTGACTGCAGACCGTCGCTTGCTGGGGACCGTAACGGATGGCGATATCCGTCGCGGACTCCTCAAGGGCGTGTCGCTGGATGAGCCGGTGGAGAAGGTCATGAACGCGAGCCCGACGTGCATCGGTCCGGGGGGCGATCGCGACCTGATCCTGGCCACCATGCGGCAGAAACAGATCCACCAGATCCCCATCGTGGACGGTGCGGGGCGGCTGGTGGGGCTCGAAGTGCTGGATGAGTTGATGAATCCGCCGAGCCGTCCAAATTGGGTGATCCTGATGGCGGGCGGACTGGGCAGGCGGCTGAGCCCACTGACCGAAGAGACTCCGAAGCCCATGCTGCACATCGGCGGACGCCCGATCCTGGAGACGATCCTGGCCAGCTTCATCCGCCACGGATTCCACCAGTTCTACATCGGCGTCAATTATCGCGCGGAAACGATCATGGAACATTTTCAAGACGGGAGTCGCTGGGGTGTCTCCATCGAGTACCTGCGGGAAGAGGCGGCGCTCGGGACTGCAGGGGCGCTGTCGCTCTTGCCGCAACCTCCGAAACATCCCGTCATTGTGATGAATGGCGACGTGCTCACCAAGGTCAACTTCGCTCAACTGCTGGAGTTTCATCTGCAGTGCGGCGCCCGCGGCACGATGTGCGTTCGTGAACATACCGAGCAGGTTCCCTATGGCGTGATCCATCTGAACGGGCACCAGATCCTGCAGATCGAGGAAAAACCGTCACGGAAGGTGTTTGTGAACGCCGGTATTTACGTCCTCGAGCCCGAGGCGCTAGAACTGGTGCCGCCGAACCAGGTCTTCGATATGACGAGTCTGTTCGAGGGGCTGGTCCAGCAAAACCGCTCCACGGTTGTGTTCCCGCTGAGGGAATATTGGCTCGACGTCGGGCAGCATTCCGACCTGGCGAAAGCCATCGGCGAATTCGACACCGTGTTCCCATGATGGATGGACGCACGTTTCTGGGTGTGGTCGCTGCGCGCGGCGGCTCCAAGAGGATCCCTCGCAAGAACCTCCGGACGCTGGGAGACAGGCCCTTGGTGGCTTGGGCCATCGAGGCAGGGAAGCGGTCGCAGCGGCTCGACCGCCTAATCCTTTCCTCCGAAGACGAAGAGATCATCGCGACGGCGCGGCAATGGGGATGCGAGGCCCCGTTCGTGCGGCCGCGGGAATTGGCGGACGATCTTACTCCTGGGGTCGACACCGTCATCCATGCGATCACGCAACTACCGGATTTTGACTACGTGGTGCTGCTGCAGCCGACCTCGCCGCTGCGGGTGGCGGAAGACATCGACGGCTGCATCTCGCTGTGTCTGTCACGCAAGGCTCCGGCCTGCGTCTCGGTGACACGCCTCGAACATGGTGCCCAGGTGATTTATAGGATGGAAGACAGCGGGCGCCTGTTCCCGGTGGAGCCGGCCGCTCATACCGGCATGCCCTTGTGGCGACTCAATGGCGCGGTGTACGTGGCTGAGTGCCGCTGGCTGCTGGCGAATCGAAGTTTCTTGACCCCGGAGGCGATCGGGTACGAGATGCCCTGCGGCCGTTCCGTCGACATTGACTCTGAAGCCGATCTTGCCTACGCGGCTTTCCTGCTGTCGCAGCGCGACCATGCTGAAGGAACCACAACCGCACTGTGATTCATCCGGCAGAAGCGCAGCGGTGTCCCGAGGCGCTCGACGCAGTACCTTGCGAACTGGGTGCCGGCTGCGCCCTCCGCACCGAAGCCTGAACGGCGAGCGACATGGACCGAAAAAGACTCATCACCAGCATTGTGACTTACGGTGGAGGAGACTTCCTCGTGCTGGCGGTGGGAGGCCTGCTTCTACTGCCGTTGTACACCAGGCATCTGGACCCGGCGGCGTATGGAGTCTTCGTCGTCACCAAGACCAACTCCGACATTTTTAATTACCTCCTGCAATTCGGATTGATCTCCGCGGTCTCTCGCGTCTACTTCATCTATCGGGCCAAGCAGCAGGAGGCTGAGTATCTCGGCTCGATCTTGATCTTTCAGTTTCTGCTGGCTGCCGTGGTTTTCGCGCTGTTCTGGCTGGCGGGCGGCCCAGTGTGGCGCCTGCTTTCGCCCGGCGTCCCCGCGCAGCCCTTCATGTGGTTTGCCTTCGCGCTTGCTTTCTTTGCCTTTGTGCCCGCCCTGTTCACCATCTTGCTGCGGCTGGAGGAAAGAGCCGGGTATTTCGTCGCCATCCAGGCGGGCTCAGCGCTGTTGCTTACGCTCCTGGTGGTGCTGCTGTTGGTCGTCTTCAAGGCGGGCGTCATCGGTTTGCTCTACGGCGTGGTGTTGACCAGCCTGGTGACCTGGTTGGTGGTGCTGGTACTCCTCTTGCCGAGATTGCGTTGGCGCTTTCAGTGGGAGCACGTCGCGGTCTCGCTCAAGTTCGGGATCCCGGTCGTGGTTGGATACTTTGCCTTTTTCTTCATCAACAAGTTCAGCATCGTGTTCTTGCAGCGACATGTGGACCTGGCGCAGGTCGGCTTTTTCGGCCTGGCACAGCAACTGGCACTTGTCATCACCTTGGTCAGCCTGGCATTTGGAAAGACGTTTCAGCCGATCATCTATTCGGCGCCCGCAGACGGCGTCGCCGAGATCGTCTCTCGTCTGGGCCGGATCTATTTTCCCTGCATGCTGTTGGGCACGACAGTTGTGTTATCGTTCGCTTCGGAAGCACTGTCGATCGTGGCTCCGCGCTCGTACGGCCATAGCTAC contains:
- a CDS encoding N-acetyl sugar amidotransferase, whose amino-acid sequence is MSQQVSKVEKREAYFGLPPEVKFCKRCVFSNQRPLSSNEYAHTRESKKETLEFDEDGICLACRQMDVIFDEIDWKQREDELVQLLDRFRSSDGSYDVLVPGSGGKDSAMASYLLKHRYGMHPLTCTWAPHLYTDIGWQNFQNWVHKGGFDNFLFTPNGRVHRLLTRLAVLNLLHPFQPFIVGQKTFAPKMALKFGLKLVFYGEMPGQYGERVPFTKSRFGDEKLSPGFQLRYDGRSELSLGGVAMKELLGTHGLTPNDLNPYLPAPSEQLAEAGIEFHYLGYYVKWVPQEAYYCAVEHTGFQANQERTEGTYSKYNSLDDKIDGFHYWTTFLKFGIGRATYDASQEIRNRHLTREEGVALVRRFDGEFPKRYFKEILEYLSMSEEEFLANADRFRSPHLWKKEQGEWKLRYQVE
- a CDS encoding oligosaccharide flippase family protein, whose protein sequence is MDRKRLITSIVTYGGGDFLVLAVGGLLLLPLYTRHLDPAAYGVFVVTKTNSDIFNYLLQFGLISAVSRVYFIYRAKQQEAEYLGSILIFQFLLAAVVFALFWLAGGPVWRLLSPGVPAQPFMWFAFALAFFAFVPALFTILLRLEERAGYFVAIQAGSALLLTLLVVLLLVVFKAGVIGLLYGVVLTSLVTWLVVLVLLLPRLRWRFQWEHVAVSLKFGIPVVVGYFAFFFINKFSIVFLQRHVDLAQVGFFGLAQQLALVITLVSLAFGKTFQPIIYSAPADGVAEIVSRLGRIYFPCMLLGTTVVLSFASEALSIVAPRSYGHSYYLFLILAASNLIYSFSMLSDSVLLYCHRPNLSLSISLLGGLVSVLSNVWLVPSLRIYGAVLSVLLTSSVVAMATFLVARKMMAFRIEASLWWYVLGSAAVVAFSVFLNGRLGMVPGLLVKFLLVGLLVTPIVRRLRPVASGAAASSTG
- a CDS encoding imidazole glycerol phosphate synthase cyclase subunit, with translation MNIRLIPRLDIKGPNLVKGVHLEGLRVLGRPERFARFYSESGADELLYMDVVASLYGRNSLLEIVERTSREIFIPLTVGGGLRTLDDIRRVLRAGADKVSLNTAVIRKPEFIREAARQFGASTILVSIEAIRKSNGSYEAYTDNGREHTGLDACEWAMRAADLGAGELMVTAIDREGTAKGFDLELTRRIATSVPIPVIACGGAGKVEHVTEVIREGHADAVALASMLHYRYVREHPAAPDEFLGEGNRDYLVSGKSFRGLAGATLPEIKRHLAEQGIECRPVSEAVHA
- the hisH gene encoding imidazole glycerol phosphate synthase subunit HisH, with the protein product MPDSVAIVDYGLGNLFSVRMACEQVGMAATVTSVAREILTADAVILPGVGAFGDAMAALERLDLVAVILDAVAQGKPLFGVCLGFQLLMSESEEFGIHRGLGVIEGRVRSLGAPTEKGRRLKVPQVGWNQVRSAGDGSWEGTALAGVADGGYMYFVHSYIVEPSAPEVVLSTTRYGDVEFCSSAAAGSVFGCQFHPERSGAEGLLIYSNLRARVGERIEKGAAQ
- a CDS encoding acylneuraminate cytidylyltransferase family protein, with protein sequence MMDGRTFLGVVAARGGSKRIPRKNLRTLGDRPLVAWAIEAGKRSQRLDRLILSSEDEEIIATARQWGCEAPFVRPRELADDLTPGVDTVIHAITQLPDFDYVVLLQPTSPLRVAEDIDGCISLCLSRKAPACVSVTRLEHGAQVIYRMEDSGRLFPVEPAAHTGMPLWRLNGAVYVAECRWLLANRSFLTPEAIGYEMPCGRSVDIDSEADLAYAAFLLSQRDHAEGTTTAL
- a CDS encoding nucleotidyltransferase family protein translates to MSAWLSACIQPGVSLRAAIRTLDESSLQIALVVTADRRLLGTVTDGDIRRGLLKGVSLDEPVEKVMNASPTCIGPGGDRDLILATMRQKQIHQIPIVDGAGRLVGLEVLDELMNPPSRPNWVILMAGGLGRRLSPLTEETPKPMLHIGGRPILETILASFIRHGFHQFYIGVNYRAETIMEHFQDGSRWGVSIEYLREEAALGTAGALSLLPQPPKHPVIVMNGDVLTKVNFAQLLEFHLQCGARGTMCVREHTEQVPYGVIHLNGHQILQIEEKPSRKVFVNAGIYVLEPEALELVPPNQVFDMTSLFEGLVQQNRSTVVFPLREYWLDVGQHSDLAKAIGEFDTVFP
- a CDS encoding acetyltransferase, translated to MRPIAVFGAGGFAREVRWLIEDLAAAGAPWVFSGYVVRDPSHPAAHESVTELTAEDEWLERAPEGAAAALGLGDPALRLRLGQLITQRRGDDALPALVHPSIRWQAASCRVEPGVTLCAGNIATVDVVFCRYSMVNLSCTIGHEAIIGEGSCLNPTVNVSGGVEMGRGVLVGTGAQILQYVKIGDAATIGAGAVVTKDVPPGATVVGVPAKPLSRA